From the genome of Methanonatronarchaeum thermophilum, one region includes:
- a CDS encoding radical SAM protein, which yields MGLSEKLQKLIESSKFDVVCGSDWNIPLNQSTGQNNGFPFLKLLLSNECSFDCKYCSNRCMNKSTSISPNKVAKLTNQLYTENRICGLFLSSGVYSDPEYVMEDLIYTAKLSRYQGFNGYIHLKAMPGCSKDQIKRASTIADRLSINIEGPTRSHLSELCSVKDLKIDIERRQKLIDEQNVGQSTQFVVGALDETDKEIIDKSIELYKKFDLNRVYFSGFKPLKDTPLEKSSAVEKHRAGRLYQSDWLLRVYKYQPEELLETTEDEMLPNIDPKLEIAKKKERINIKKKQMKNN from the coding sequence AAAAGCTTCAGAAACTTATCGAGTCAAGTAAATTTGACGTTGTTTGCGGGTCAGACTGGAACATACCCCTAAATCAAAGTACTGGCCAGAACAATGGGTTTCCTTTTCTTAAGTTGTTGCTTTCCAATGAATGTAGTTTTGATTGTAAATATTGTAGTAATCGATGTATGAATAAAAGTACCTCTATTTCTCCTAATAAGGTTGCTAAACTCACAAACCAACTATATACAGAGAATAGGATTTGTGGTTTATTTTTATCTAGCGGTGTTTATAGTGATCCTGAATATGTAATGGAAGACCTAATCTATACAGCAAAGCTCTCTAGATACCAGGGGTTTAATGGTTATATCCATCTTAAGGCTATGCCTGGTTGTTCGAAAGACCAAATCAAAAGAGCCTCCACAATTGCAGACCGGTTGAGTATAAATATCGAAGGACCAACCAGATCTCATTTATCAGAGCTCTGCTCTGTAAAAGACCTAAAAATCGATATTGAACGTCGACAAAAATTGATAGATGAGCAAAATGTAGGCCAGTCAACCCAGTTTGTAGTTGGAGCATTAGACGAAACAGACAAAGAAATAATCGATAAATCAATAGAGCTATACAAAAAATTCGATTTAAACCGAGTTTATTTCTCCGGCTTCAAACCACTCAAAGACACACCACTAGAGAAATCTTCAGCAGTTGAAAAACATAGAGCTGGACGTCTATACCAATCTGACTGGTTATTACGAGTATATAAATATCAGCCTGAAGAGCTGCTTGAAACAACTGAAGATGAGATGCTTCCGAACATAGATCCAAAACTCGAAATCGCCAAGAAAAAAGAAAGAATAAACATAAAAAAAAAGCAAATGAAAAACAACTAA
- a CDS encoding FumA C-terminus/TtdB family hydratase beta subunit: protein MNKKIKLTTPLKTKDVKNLQAGDQVELSGTIYTARDSAHKRILNNQLDLDLNGAVIYHCGPLMKRNNGWEVVAAGPTTSTRLSKFILKLLKKHNVKAMIGKGGLNKQAIESLKEYNSVYLVFPGGCAALATDYIEEVIEVKWLDLGMPEAVWKLKIKDFPTTVAIDTKGNNLYKRK, encoded by the coding sequence ATGAATAAAAAAATTAAACTAACAACACCACTCAAAACAAAAGACGTAAAGAACCTCCAGGCTGGAGATCAAGTAGAGCTCTCCGGAACAATCTACACAGCCAGAGATTCAGCGCACAAACGAATTCTAAACAACCAACTTGATTTAGATTTAAATGGAGCAGTGATATACCACTGTGGCCCACTAATGAAAAGAAACAATGGGTGGGAGGTTGTAGCTGCAGGCCCAACAACAAGCACCCGACTAAGCAAATTCATACTCAAACTACTAAAAAAACATAATGTCAAAGCTATGATCGGAAAAGGCGGCCTAAATAAACAAGCAATAGAATCTCTAAAGGAATATAACTCGGTTTACCTTGTTTTTCCAGGTGGATGCGCAGCACTAGCCACAGACTACATCGAAGAAGTAATAGAAGTCAAGTGGCTAGACCTGGGAATGCCTGAAGCAGTATGGAAACTAAAAATAAAAGACTTCCCAACAACAGTAGCAATAGACACAAAAGGAAACAACCTCTACAAACGAAAATAA
- a CDS encoding fumarate hydratase translates to MTGLQKKLAEEASQLIQEAETQLPGWAEQKLKKAYQKEEGVAETQIKNILRNLEIAREKNKPICQDTGLITFYIEVGRDLNIEFSIQDALEQAVKDATRELPMRPSIVNPLTRKNTEDNTGQGVPHIEYQPVEGDEIKLTVLIKGGGSENVARQKMFLPDEANKIPDWVVNMVGEAGAKPCTPIYIGLGIGGGLDISAKLAKKALIKEPNTSKGKIGKMENKILREINQLKVGPMGLGGNTTALGVSIETASCHTASLPVALNVQCWATRTATTTIEAKQ, encoded by the coding sequence ATGACTGGACTTCAGAAAAAACTGGCAGAAGAAGCTAGCCAGCTGATACAGGAAGCGGAAACACAATTACCGGGTTGGGCTGAACAAAAATTAAAAAAAGCCTACCAGAAAGAAGAGGGTGTAGCTGAAACTCAAATCAAAAACATCCTAAGAAACCTAGAGATAGCTAGAGAGAAAAACAAGCCGATTTGCCAGGATACAGGTCTAATCACATTTTACATCGAAGTAGGAAGGGACTTAAACATAGAGTTCTCAATTCAAGATGCTTTAGAACAAGCTGTTAAGGATGCGACCAGGGAATTGCCTATGCGCCCAAGCATCGTAAATCCATTAACCAGAAAAAACACAGAAGACAACACAGGCCAGGGAGTCCCACACATCGAATACCAACCGGTGGAAGGCGATGAAATAAAATTAACTGTTCTTATCAAGGGGGGTGGCTCAGAGAACGTTGCAAGACAAAAAATGTTCTTACCCGATGAAGCAAACAAAATACCAGATTGGGTGGTAAATATGGTTGGCGAGGCGGGAGCTAAACCCTGCACCCCCATATACATCGGATTGGGAATTGGTGGGGGCTTAGATATATCTGCAAAACTCGCTAAAAAAGCATTGATCAAAGAACCCAACACCAGTAAAGGAAAGATAGGTAAAATGGAAAATAAAATCCTAAGAGAGATAAACCAGTTAAAGGTTGGTCCGATGGGGCTCGGAGGAAATACAACCGCCCTTGGAGTATCAATAGAAACCGCCTCGTGCCACACCGCCTCCTTGCCAGTCGCATTAAACGTACAGTGCTGGGCAACAAGAACAGCAACAACAACCATAGAGGCTAAGCAATGA
- a CDS encoding aspartate kinase yields the protein MSSLDRVVMKFGGTSVKDAEMIKRVASLTKERYNEGVEVVVVVSAMSGTTDQLIQIGENLKKRRKQEAHDLINQIEDRHKETAKKLLSNNDLVDSVLGEVDEIIGELRLLAEEMDNFIDRSFDYLMSFGERLSAPLLSAALQDNNVPSKHLTGREAGVITNQCYGSAIPLSESNKRIKESVLPLLEESVPVITGFIGCSKNGDITTLGRGGSDYSASTIGRAIEADEIWIWTDVDGLLTTDPRVVPEAQTLRRISYREAMELSFFGAEVLHPKSIEPAIEKNIPVRVKNTFTPGFEGTLIVKDEEKVEGVVKGVSAERDVALVNISGMDIIGTPGIAADAFGALADADINIIMISTGSSEPTISLLVDEKDLSRAIKALETEFSDNTIEEITHDPEVSVITVVGSGMAGTPGIAGRVFTAMGQEKINIIMISQGSSEFNISFVVKKHETNSALRSLHEEFRLDKKDYKL from the coding sequence ATGTCTAGTCTGGATAGAGTTGTCATGAAGTTCGGCGGTACAAGTGTTAAGGACGCCGAAATGATAAAGAGGGTCGCCTCATTAACCAAAGAGAGATATAATGAAGGAGTTGAGGTTGTCGTTGTAGTTTCAGCTATGTCTGGAACCACCGACCAACTAATACAGATTGGTGAAAACCTCAAAAAAAGAAGAAAACAAGAAGCCCATGATTTGATCAATCAGATTGAAGATCGACATAAAGAAACCGCTAAAAAACTTCTATCTAACAATGATTTAGTTGATAGTGTTCTGGGTGAGGTAGATGAGATTATTGGTGAACTGCGGTTGTTGGCTGAGGAGATGGATAATTTTATAGACCGTTCTTTCGATTACTTAATGTCCTTTGGTGAGCGGCTCTCGGCCCCCCTCCTGAGTGCAGCCCTCCAAGATAATAATGTCCCCTCAAAACACCTAACTGGGCGTGAAGCAGGCGTCATTACGAATCAGTGTTATGGTAGTGCTATACCGCTTTCAGAAAGTAACAAAAGAATCAAAGAAAGTGTTTTACCTCTTTTAGAAGAATCTGTACCAGTTATCACTGGCTTTATAGGGTGCTCGAAAAATGGGGATATCACGACGCTTGGTCGGGGCGGAAGTGATTATTCCGCATCCACGATAGGTCGTGCAATTGAAGCAGATGAAATCTGGATATGGACAGACGTAGACGGATTACTAACAACGGATCCTCGCGTTGTTCCAGAAGCCCAGACTCTCAGACGCATCTCATATCGAGAAGCGATGGAGCTATCTTTTTTTGGAGCAGAAGTACTACATCCAAAGAGTATAGAGCCAGCAATAGAGAAAAACATACCTGTAAGGGTTAAAAATACATTTACTCCTGGTTTTGAAGGTACCTTGATAGTTAAAGATGAAGAAAAAGTAGAGGGTGTTGTTAAGGGTGTTTCTGCTGAACGTGACGTTGCCCTCGTAAACATAAGCGGGATGGACATAATAGGAACACCAGGCATCGCAGCAGACGCTTTCGGGGCATTAGCAGACGCCGATATAAATATAATAATGATAAGCACCGGCTCATCCGAACCAACAATCTCCCTACTAGTAGACGAAAAAGACCTCTCACGGGCAATCAAAGCACTAGAAACCGAGTTTTCAGATAACACTATCGAAGAAATAACACACGACCCTGAAGTATCAGTTATAACAGTTGTTGGCAGTGGAATGGCCGGAACACCAGGCATCGCAGGAAGAGTATTCACCGCAATGGGACAGGAAAAAATAAACATAATAATGATTAGCCAAGGCTCATCTGAATTTAACATTTCATTTGTGGTAAAAAAACATGAAACTAATAGTGCATTAAGAAGCTTACATGAAGAGTTTCGACTTGACAAAAAAGATTATAAATTATGA
- a CDS encoding ATP-grasp fold amidoligase family protein translates to MKNKISSIKRIYSKEGLNSLFREGSSYILVSSSISPFLKSIMGDLMHQKIWMFLNLGYWPDIKEPQTFNEKIMHRKLLTNKEIFSIVEDKWRVRDYVKKKVSEDILPDIYQVVENPENLSFEKLPNEFVVKPTHLSGPVLLVDKNDEINKNKIKRKCKQWLSETHGKIMGEYWYQKIKPRIIIEEYLKENDNNPPKDYKFYVFHGNVKYIHVDFDRHSNSHKRRFFDKNWNAKDFKKDYKVGPKIKRPNKLKEMIEIAEKLGENFDFIRVDLYNLNDDQIVFGEMTVAPASGTNSFEPKKYDEKFGKLW, encoded by the coding sequence ATGAAAAATAAAATAAGTTCTATTAAGAGAATATATTCAAAAGAGGGATTAAATTCCTTATTTAGGGAAGGTTCTAGTTATATACTGGTTAGTAGTTCGATTTCCCCATTTTTAAAGTCCATTATGGGAGATTTAATGCATCAAAAAATATGGATGTTTTTAAATTTAGGATATTGGCCCGATATAAAGGAGCCTCAAACTTTTAATGAAAAAATTATGCATAGGAAGCTTTTAACTAATAAAGAAATTTTCTCAATAGTTGAAGATAAGTGGAGGGTGAGAGATTATGTAAAGAAAAAAGTTAGTGAAGATATATTACCAGATATTTATCAAGTTGTTGAAAATCCGGAAAATCTGTCTTTTGAAAAGTTACCCAACGAATTTGTAGTTAAACCTACACACCTCAGCGGGCCTGTACTTTTGGTTGACAAAAACGATGAGATAAATAAAAATAAAATTAAAAGAAAATGTAAACAATGGTTATCTGAAACACATGGTAAAATCATGGGTGAATATTGGTATCAAAAAATTAAACCTAGAATTATTATTGAAGAATATCTAAAAGAAAATGACAATAATCCACCTAAAGATTACAAATTTTATGTATTCCATGGAAATGTAAAATATATACATGTTGATTTTGACAGACATTCAAATTCACATAAAAGAAGATTTTTTGACAAAAATTGGAATGCTAAAGATTTTAAAAAAGATTACAAGGTAGGGCCAAAGATTAAACGCCCAAATAAACTAAAAGAAATGATAGAAATTGCTGAAAAATTAGGAGAAAATTTTGATTTCATACGAGTAGATTTATACAACCTTAATGACGATCAAATTGTTTTCGGAGAGATGACTGTAGCACCTGCTTCAGGAACTAATAGTTTTGAAC